GGCCGCGGCGGGCGCGCCCTGCGCGCTCGCCCCGGCGGCCTGCTGCGACGGGCCCGGCTGCGGCGCCCCGACGGTGACCGGCTCGCCGCCCTCGCCGTCGACGACCTCGACGCCCGCGGGCGGACGCGGCGGGGCGGCGGTGAGCTGGGCGGCGAAGACGAGGCGGACCGTCTCCTCCTTGATGCCCTCGGTCATGGCCTGGAACATGTCGTAGCCCTCGCGCTGGTACTCCACGAGCGGGTTGCGCTGGGCCATCGCGCGCAGGCCGATGCCGTCCTGCAGGTAGTCCATCTCGTACAGGTGCTCGCGCCACTTGCGGTCGATCACGCCGAGCACCACGCGCCGCTCGAGCTGCCGCATGAGCGCGGGCGTCATCTCCTCCTCGCGCGCGTCGTAGGCGAGGCGCACGTCGGCGGTGAGCTCGTCGACGAGGACCTGCGCGGTGAGGCCGTCGCCGTGCTCCTCGACGACCTCCTCGCGCTCCACGCCGACCGGGTACAGGGCGCGCAGCTGCTGCCACAGCACGTCGAGGTCCCACTCGTCGGGGTGGGACTCGGTGGTGGCGGCCCGCACGTAGCCCTCGACGACGTCGGTGGCGAAGTGGCGCAGCTCGTCGCCGAGGTCGGCGTGCTCCAGCACGCGGCGGCGCTCGGCGTAGATGACCGTGCGCTGCATGTTGAGGACGTCGTCGTACTTGAGGACGTTCTTGCGGATCTCGAAGTTGCGCGCCTCGACCTGCTTCTGCGCGCTCTCGATCGACCGGGCGACCATCTTGGAGTTGATGGGCTCGTCCTCCGACACCCCCGTCCGGTCGAGCAGCTGCTCGACGAGGCCGGAGTTGAACATGCGCATGAGGTCGTCGGACAGCGCGAGGTAGAACTGGCTGAGGCCGGGGTCGCCCTGTCGGCCCGAGCGCCCGCGCAGCTGGTTGTCGATGCGGCGGGACTCGTGGCGCTCGGTGCCGAGCACGTACAGCCCGCCCGCGGCGAGGACCTTCTCGGCATCGGCGGCGACCGCCGTCTTCGCCCTGTCCAGCTCCTCAGGCCACGCGGCCTCGTACGCCTCGGGGTCCTCGTTGGGGTCCAGGCCGCGGGCGCGCATCGCCTCGACGGCCATGAACTCGGCGTTGCCGCCGAGCATGATGTCGGTGCCGCGCCCCGCCATGTTCGTGGCGACGGTGACGGCGCCGGGCCGACCGGCCATCGCGACGACCGCGGCCTCCCGCTCGTGCTGCTTGGCGTTGAGCACCTCGTGCGCGATGCCCTGCTCGGTGAGGGCGCGCGAGACCCGCTCGGACTTCTCGACGCTCGTGGTGCCGACGAGCACGGGCTGGCCGCTCTCGTGGCAGGCGACGATGTCCTTGATGATCGCGCGGTACTTCGCCTCGTCGTTCTTGTAGACGACGTCGACCTCGTCGGAGCGGACCATCGGCTTGTTCGTGGGGATCTCCACGACGCCCATGCCGTAGATCTGGCTGAACTCCGTCGCCTCGGTCTGGGCGGTGCCCGTCATGCCGGCGAGCTTGTCGTACATGCGGAAGTAGTTCTGCAGCGTGATGGAGGCGAGCGTCTGGTTCTCGCGCTGGATCGGCACGCCCTCCTTGGCCTCGATGGCCTGGTGCATGCCCTCGCTGTAGCGGCGCCCGGGCAGCATGCGCCCGGTGTGCTCGTCGACGATGTTGACGTTGCCGTCGATGACGACGTAGTCCTTGTCGCGCTTGTACAGCTCCTTCGCCTTGACGGCGTTGTTGAGGAAGCCGATGAGCGGCGTGTTCTCGGACTCGTAGAGGTTCTCCACGCCGAGGTGGTCCTCCACCAGCGCGATGCCCTCCTCGGTGACGCCGACCGTGCGCTTCTTCTCGTCGACCTCGTAGTGCGTCTCCGCGTCCATGCGCCGCGCGAGCGAGGCGAACTCGGCGTACCACTTCTGCGGCTGCTCGACGGGCCCGGAGATGATGAGCGGGGTGCGGGCCTCGTCGATGAGGATCGAGTCGACCTCGTCGACGATCGCGAAGTAGTGGTCGCGCTGGACGAGGTTCTGCAGGCTCTGCGCCATGTTGTCGCGCAGGTAGTCGAAGCCGAACTCGTTGTTGGTGCCGTACGTGATGTCGGCGGCGTACATCTCGCGGCGCTCCGCCGGGGTCTGCCCGTTGAGGATGACGCCGGTCTCCATGCCGAGGAAGCGGTAGACGCGGCCCATCAGGTCGCTCTGGTAGCGCGCGAGGTAGTCGTTGACCGTGACGACGTGGACGCCGCGTCCGGTGAGCGCGTTGAGGTAGGCCGGCAGCGTCGCGACGAGGGTCTTGCCCTCACCGGTCTTCATCTCGGCGATGTTGCCGAGGTGCAGTGCCGCCCCGCCCATCAGCTGCACGTCGAAGTGGCGGAACCCGAGCGTCCGCTTGGCCGCCTCGCGGACGGCCGCGAAGGCCTCCGGCATGATCTGCTCGAGGGTGGCCCCGTCCGCCAGCCGCTCCTTGAAGCGGTCGGTCTCGCCCCGGAGCTCCTCGTCGCTCATGGCGACGAAGTCGTCCTCGATGGCGTTGACCTGCTCGGCGATCTTGGTCAGGCGACGGAGGATCTTGCCTTCGCCCACCCGCAGCATGCGGTCGATGAGTCCCACGCGCTGCATGGTAGACGTCCGACCTGCCTCACCCGGGCGGCCCGTCGCCGCCCGGGGGGCCGCCGGCCGGGTCGGCGGCCGGGTCGGCGGCCGGGTCGGCGGCGGGGTCGGCGGCGACGGCCCGGGCCAGCGGGCGCGACAGGTCACCGATGTCGTCGACCTCGACCGACGGGCAGCCGAGCCACGCCCCGAGCGCGGCGCACTCGGCGGCCAGGGCCCGCACGTCGTCGCCGTCGGTGCCCGGCTCGCCCCACGACGAGCGCACGCGGAGCACGCCGCGCGCCCGGTCCGCCTTGAGGTCGACCCGCGCGACGAGGCGGCCACGGTGCAGGAACGGCAGCACGTAGTAGCCGTGGACGCGGCGCGGCGCGGGCACGTAGATCTCCAGGCGGTAGCGGAAGCCGAGGAGCCGCTCGAGGCGGGGCCGGTGCCACACGAGGGGGTCGAAGGGCGCGAGCAGCCACCCGGGGCCGTCCGCGACCGACGTGGCACGCGGCAGCGGCACCTCGGAGTGCCGCCACGCGGGCACGCCCCAGCCCTCGACCTCGACCGGTTCGAGCACGCCGGCCTCGACGAGGTCGGCGACCGCCGCCCGGGTCGCCTCCGGCGGCAGCCGGAAGTAGTCCCGCAGGTCGTCGAGGGCCGCGACGCCGTGGGCGCGGGCGGCACGGTCCACGAGGACGCGCGCCGCGTCCGGCAGGTTCGGCCACGGCGTGCGGAGCGCCTCCTCCGGCCACACGCGCTCGGGCAGGTCGTAGCGGCGCTCGAACTGGGCGGTGCGGCCGGCGCTCGCCACCCGTCCGGACCAGAACGCCATCTCGACGGCGCGCTTGACATCGCTCCAGTTCCACCCCCAGTGCTCGGTGCGCCGGCGGTGGCCCGGCTCCAGCAGCAGCTGCAGCTGCCGGGCGGTGAGCGGGCCGTCGCCCAGGGCGTCGACGACGGCGTCGAGGAGCTCCGGCCGGCGGCGCGACACCTCCTTCATGCCGCCCCAGGCCCGTTCCTCGGCCGCGCGCATGCGCCAGCGCAGCGCCGCGAGGACCTCGGCGGACACGTACGACGCCTCGTGGCCCCAGTACTCCCAGGCCACGGGACGCCGGCGCCCCGCCGCTGAGAGCGCGTCGTCGAGGACGGGCGGCCGGTAGCCGCCGAGCCGGGCCCGGACGGGCAGCAGGTGGGCACGCGCGACGACGTTGACCGAGTCGACCTGCACGGCTCCGGTGCGCTGCACGAGGCGGCGCACGTGGCCGCGGTCCGTGGTCGGCCCTGGGCGCGGCGAGGTCGGCAGCAGGCCCTGGCCCGCGAGGGCCAGCCGCACCGCCTGGTCGCGCCGCAGGCGCCGCACCGGCCGCACCGGCCGCTCGGGTGCTGTCACGCGCCGATCGTGGCAGCCCGTCCCGACACCGGTGCCGCGCGGCCCGACGCACGGGAGGCCGGGACCCCGTGAGGTCCCGGCCTCCGCCGTCGTGTGCGCGGCGCCGGCCCGGGGGCGCGCCGTCGCGCGGGAGGTGCCCGGCCGTCAGTCGGCGGCCATCACCGGCACCCCGCTGCTGCGCTCCGCGTCCTCGCCCGCGGACGGGTCACCCAGGCGCACGACGCCGTAGCTCCAGCCCTTGCGGCGGTACATCGCGCTCGGGGAGCCGGTGTCGGCGTCGACGAAGAGGTAGAAGTCGTGACCGACGAGCTCCATCTCGTACAGCGCCTGCTCGGTCGTCATCGGCACGGCGGGGTGGACCTTCTCGCGGATCTCGACGGGCGAGCCGTCGAGGTCGCCGCCCGCGGCGGACGCGTCGTCCGGCACCTCGTCGTCCTGGGCGGGTGCGGCGTCGTCGTGGCCGTCGAGCGGCTGCGCCGACAGGTCGCGCGGCGACTGCAGGTCGATGCCGTCCCAGCGGGCGCTGGCGTACGAGAGGGACTCCGGGGCGTGCCGCCCGTGATGCACCTTCCTCCGGTCCCGCGACCGCCTGAGCCGTTCGTACAGCTTCGCGAGCGCGAGGTCGAGCGCCGCGTACGGGTCCCCGGCGCACGCCTCACCGCGCACGACGGGTCCTCTGCTGTGGACGGTGAGCTCGATCCGGTGGGACGCGGCGGTGAGGCGAGGGTTCTTCTCCTCGCTCACGACCACGTCGACGCGGTGGCAGCGAGGGCACAACTGCTCCACCTTCTCGACCTTCTCCTCGAGGTGGCGACGGAACCGGTCGGACACAGAGGTGTGTCGTGCGGTCACGGTGACGTCCATGGAACCTCCTGGGTCGTGGGGTGACGGGACAGCCAGGTGGTGGTCCGAGGCCTCGCGGCCGCCCTCCCGGGAACGGCGCCGCTCACGCTCAGGACCGGCCGACCACCCCCCGGCGGCACTCGCGCACCGCTCCGAGGACGCAGGAGGCCGCGGTCCCCGGGACCGCGGCCTGCTCCATGACGGAACGTTAGTACCCCTGCACCGGGACGTGAAGTCCGGGGTGGCGTGTCCGTCGGGTGGCCGCGGGGCGGTCCTCAGGCGGTCGCGACGACGGCCGCCCCCAGGACGTCGGCGCCCGCGGCCCGCAGGGCGCGCGCCGCCTCGAGGACCGTCGCGCCGCTCGTCACGACGTCGTCGACCACGACCACGCGTGCCGTCGCGAGCGCCGCTGGGAGCGGGCGGGCGCGGTAGGCCCCCTCGACGTTGGCGGACCGCTCCCGCCGGTCCAGGCCGGCCTGGTCCCGCACGGGACGGACGGCCCGCAGCAGGGACCGGGCGGTCACCGACCCGCCCGCGGCCCGCAGCGACGCGGCGGCCGAGCGGGCCAGCCCCTCGGCCGGACGTGCCCCTGCCCGGGCGCGGCGGGAGCGCCACGACGACGGCGGGGGCACGAGGAGGACGCCGCCTCGCGGGACACCGTCGTCGACACCGTCGACACCGTCGACACCGTCAACACCGTCGGCGGCCCCGTCGGCAGCCTCCGCGGGCCAGGCGACCCCCGCGACGGCGCGGGCGAGGGCGAGCCCGAGCACGGGCAGGGCGTCGTCCCGGCCCCGCTCCTTGAGGGCGCCGACGAGCCCGGCCGCCGGTCCCCGCCAGGGGGACGAGGCGACGACGAGCGTGCCGTCGGC
This Aquipuribacter sp. SD81 DNA region includes the following protein-coding sequences:
- the secA gene encoding preprotein translocase subunit SecA, which translates into the protein MQRVGLIDRMLRVGEGKILRRLTKIAEQVNAIEDDFVAMSDEELRGETDRFKERLADGATLEQIMPEAFAAVREAAKRTLGFRHFDVQLMGGAALHLGNIAEMKTGEGKTLVATLPAYLNALTGRGVHVVTVNDYLARYQSDLMGRVYRFLGMETGVILNGQTPAERREMYAADITYGTNNEFGFDYLRDNMAQSLQNLVQRDHYFAIVDEVDSILIDEARTPLIISGPVEQPQKWYAEFASLARRMDAETHYEVDEKKRTVGVTEEGIALVEDHLGVENLYESENTPLIGFLNNAVKAKELYKRDKDYVVIDGNVNIVDEHTGRMLPGRRYSEGMHQAIEAKEGVPIQRENQTLASITLQNYFRMYDKLAGMTGTAQTEATEFSQIYGMGVVEIPTNKPMVRSDEVDVVYKNDEAKYRAIIKDIVACHESGQPVLVGTTSVEKSERVSRALTEQGIAHEVLNAKQHEREAAVVAMAGRPGAVTVATNMAGRGTDIMLGGNAEFMAVEAMRARGLDPNEDPEAYEAAWPEELDRAKTAVAADAEKVLAAGGLYVLGTERHESRRIDNQLRGRSGRQGDPGLSQFYLALSDDLMRMFNSGLVEQLLDRTGVSEDEPINSKMVARSIESAQKQVEARNFEIRKNVLKYDDVLNMQRTVIYAERRRVLEHADLGDELRHFATDVVEGYVRAATTESHPDEWDLDVLWQQLRALYPVGVEREEVVEEHGDGLTAQVLVDELTADVRLAYDAREEEMTPALMRQLERRVVLGVIDRKWREHLYEMDYLQDGIGLRAMAQRNPLVEYQREGYDMFQAMTEGIKEETVRLVFAAQLTAAPPRPPAGVEVVDGEGGEPVTVGAPQPGPSQQAAGASAQGAPAAA
- a CDS encoding winged helix-turn-helix domain-containing protein yields the protein MTAPERPVRPVRRLRRDQAVRLALAGQGLLPTSPRPGPTTDRGHVRRLVQRTGAVQVDSVNVVARAHLLPVRARLGGYRPPVLDDALSAAGRRRPVAWEYWGHEASYVSAEVLAALRWRMRAAEERAWGGMKEVSRRRPELLDAVVDALGDGPLTARQLQLLLEPGHRRRTEHWGWNWSDVKRAVEMAFWSGRVASAGRTAQFERRYDLPERVWPEEALRTPWPNLPDAARVLVDRAARAHGVAALDDLRDYFRLPPEATRAAVADLVEAGVLEPVEVEGWGVPAWRHSEVPLPRATSVADGPGWLLAPFDPLVWHRPRLERLLGFRYRLEIYVPAPRRVHGYYVLPFLHRGRLVARVDLKADRARGVLRVRSSWGEPGTDGDDVRALAAECAALGAWLGCPSVEVDDIGDLSRPLARAVAADPAADPAADPAADPAGGPPGGDGPPG
- the hpf gene encoding ribosome hibernation-promoting factor, HPF/YfiA family, with the translated sequence MDVTVTARHTSVSDRFRRHLEEKVEKVEQLCPRCHRVDVVVSEEKNPRLTAASHRIELTVHSRGPVVRGEACAGDPYAALDLALAKLYERLRRSRDRRKVHHGRHAPESLSYASARWDGIDLQSPRDLSAQPLDGHDDAAPAQDDEVPDDASAAGGDLDGSPVEIREKVHPAVPMTTEQALYEMELVGHDFYLFVDADTGSPSAMYRRKGWSYGVVRLGDPSAGEDAERSSGVPVMAAD
- a CDS encoding phosphoribosyltransferase family protein: MHPPHRGPDRADPAGRRLASPVTGLLGGLAAVLVPLRCPGCGRDDVAVCGTCRERVLGGPLRRRVLADGTLVVASSPWRGPAAGLVGALKERGRDDALPVLGLALARAVAGVAWPAEAADGAADGVDGVDGVDGVDDGVPRGGVLLVPPPSSWRSRRARAGARPAEGLARSAAASLRAAGGSVTARSLLRAVRPVRDQAGLDRRERSANVEGAYRARPLPAALATARVVVVDDVVTSGATVLEAARALRAAGADVLGAAVVATA